In Streptomyces sp. NBC_00341, the DNA window CGAACTCCACATCGGTGAAGACCGGCCCGAGCACATCTCTCACCCGGACTGCCAAGCACCCCTTCGGGAAGGCCGCGCGGGCCACCCTGACCGTCTCCGCCGGCACCTCGCCAGGCACACCAGGACGCAACGACATCTGCCCACCCCAAACACAACGTCGGCCTGACCCACCAACGAGATGGATCAGGCCGACGTCACGACGAAGGGGCATTCGCCAACAGCATCCGGTGGCCGGACACGCCCCTCCTCGCTGTGCGTTTGAGCCGTTACGCGCCGCGCAGCACCGCGCCCGTGCGCTCGGCGGCCAGCGCCACCGCGGCGTCCCGGGCGGCGGTGGCCTCGTCGACGGTGAGCGTGCGGTCCGCGGCACGGAACCGCAGCGCGTACGCCAGGGACTTGTGGCCCCCGCCGATCTGCTCACCCGTGAAGACGTCGAACAGCCGCAGCGATTCGAGGAGTTCGCCCGCGCCCTCGCGCAGCGCCTGCTCCACCTCCGCGGCGGGCACGTCCTGCGCCACGACCAGCGCGACGTCCTGGGTCGCCACCGGGAAGGTGGAGATCCTGGGCGCCTGGAGCGCGCCGTCCACGGCCTGCTCCAGGACGTCGAGCTCGACCTCCATGGCGCAGGTGCGCTCGGGCAGGTGGAGCTCCTTGATGACGCGCGGGTGCAGCTCACCGGCGTGCCCGAACAGGGTCTCCTCGCCGTTGACGTTCACGTACAGCGCGGCGCAGCGGCCCGGGTGCCACGGCGCGTGCTGCCCGGCGCGGACCGTGAGGTCGACACCGGCCTCACGGGCGATGGTGCGGGCGGCCTCGACGGAGTCCGCCCAGTCGGCCGGGCGGCCCTTGCCCCACCAGCCGGCCTGCTCGCGGGCGCCCGCGAGGACGACGGCGGCGCGGCGCGGCTGACGCGGCAGCGCGGCGTCGAGCGCGGCGATCTCCTCGTCGGAGGGGCGCCGGTCGACGGGCAGCCGGACGGGCTTGGTCTCCTGGCCGGTGGGCCTGAAGACGAGACCGGTCTCGAAGAGCGCGAGGTCGTGGCTGCCCCGGCCGTCATTGCGCCGCAGTGCGCCGAGGAGGCCCGGCAGCAGCGTGGTGCGCAGCGACGGCTCCTCGTCGGAGAGCGGGTTGACGAGCCTGACCGTGCGGCGGCGGGCGTCGTCGGCCGCCAGGCCCAGCTGGTCCAGGACCGCTTCGCCGGTGAACGGGTAGTTCAGCGCCTCGACGTAGCCGGCCCCCGCGAGGGCCCGGCCGACGCGGCGGTGCAGCCGCTGGCGGTCGGTGAGCCCGCGGCCGGAGGGCGGCGTCGGGAGCGTGGACGGGAGGTTCTCGTAACCCTCCAGCCGGATGACCTCTTCGGCCAGATCGTTCGGCTCGTTCAGGTCGGGCCGCCAGGACGGCGCCGTGACGAGGAGCTCGTCCTGCCCGTAGACGTCGCAGCCGACCTCCTGGAGGCGGCGTACGACGGTCTCGCGGCCGTAGGCGACACCGGCCACCTTGTCCGGGTGGTCGGCCGCCATCGTGATGGTGCGCGGGCCGGACGGGGCGGTCACCTCGGTGACCCCCGCCTCCGCCGTGCCGCCGGCGAGCAGCACCAGCAGGTCCACGGTGCGCTGCGCGGCAGCGGCGGCGGCCTGCGGGTCGACGCCGCGCTCGAAGCGCTTGGACGCCTCGGAGGCCAGCTTGTGGCGGCGCGCGGTGCGGGCGATCGAGATCGCGTCGAAGTGCGCGGCCTCGATGACGACCTCGGTGGTGCGGGTGTCCTCCTCGGCGTCCGCGATCTCCGTGTTGGCCCCGCCCATGACACCGGCCAGGCCGATCGGCCCGCGGTTGTCGGTGATGACGAGGTCGGCCGGGTCCAGGACCCGGACGGCGCCGTCGAGGGTGGTGAGCTTCTCGCCGCGCTCGGCGCGGCGCACCCCGATCGGGCCGTCGATCCGGGTCCGGTCGTAGGCGTGCAGCGGCTGGCCGAGTTCGAGCATCACGTAGTTGGTGACGTCGACCGCGAGCGAGATCGGCCGCATCCCGGCCTTCTGGAGCCGGCGCCGCAGCCAGATCGGGGAACGGGCCTCGGGCTGCAGGCCGACCACGGTGCGCGCGGTGAAGCGGGAGCAGCCGATCGGGTCCGCGACCTGGACCGGGTAGCCGTACGCGTTCGGCGCGGGCACGTCCAGGAGGGCCGGGTCGCGCAGCGGCAGACCGTAGGCGATGGCGGTCTCACGGGCGACGCCGCGCATCGACAGGCAGTAGCCCCGGTCGGGGGTGACGGCGATGTCGAGGACCTCGTCGACGAGCTGGAGCAGCTCGATGGCGTCGGTCCCGACCTCGTGCTCCGGCGGCAGCACGATGATGCCGCCACTGCCGTCGTCGCCCATGCCCAGCTCGTCGCCGGAGCAGATCATGCCGTGCGAGGTCTTGCCGTACGTCTTGCGCGAGGCGATCGCGAAGTCGCCGGGCAGCACCGCGCCGGGGAGGACCACGACGACCTTGTCGCCGACGGCGAAGTTACGGGCGCCGCAGACGATCTCCTGCGGTTCGCCGGTGCCGTTCGCGGCGCCGACGTCCACCGTGCAGAAGCGGATGGGCTTCTTGAAGCCCTCCAGCTCCTCGATGGTGAGCACCTTTCCGACGACCAGCGGGCCCTTGAGGCCGGCGCCGGTCTGCTCGACCGTCTCGACCTCGAGGCCGACGGCGACGAGCTTGGCCTGTACATCACGGCCGGTCTCGGTGGCAGGCAGGTCGACGTACTCCCGCAGCCAGGAAAGCGGGACGCGCATCAGATCTCCATCCCGAAGGGCCGGGTGAACCGGACGTCGCCTTCGACCATGTCTCGCATGTCTTCTACG includes these proteins:
- the pheT gene encoding phenylalanine--tRNA ligase subunit beta — translated: MRVPLSWLREYVDLPATETGRDVQAKLVAVGLEVETVEQTGAGLKGPLVVGKVLTIEELEGFKKPIRFCTVDVGAANGTGEPQEIVCGARNFAVGDKVVVVLPGAVLPGDFAIASRKTYGKTSHGMICSGDELGMGDDGSGGIIVLPPEHEVGTDAIELLQLVDEVLDIAVTPDRGYCLSMRGVARETAIAYGLPLRDPALLDVPAPNAYGYPVQVADPIGCSRFTARTVVGLQPEARSPIWLRRRLQKAGMRPISLAVDVTNYVMLELGQPLHAYDRTRIDGPIGVRRAERGEKLTTLDGAVRVLDPADLVITDNRGPIGLAGVMGGANTEIADAEEDTRTTEVVIEAAHFDAISIARTARRHKLASEASKRFERGVDPQAAAAAAQRTVDLLVLLAGGTAEAGVTEVTAPSGPRTITMAADHPDKVAGVAYGRETVVRRLQEVGCDVYGQDELLVTAPSWRPDLNEPNDLAEEVIRLEGYENLPSTLPTPPSGRGLTDRQRLHRRVGRALAGAGYVEALNYPFTGEAVLDQLGLAADDARRRTVRLVNPLSDEEPSLRTTLLPGLLGALRRNDGRGSHDLALFETGLVFRPTGQETKPVRLPVDRRPSDEEIAALDAALPRQPRRAAVVLAGAREQAGWWGKGRPADWADSVEAARTIAREAGVDLTVRAGQHAPWHPGRCAALYVNVNGEETLFGHAGELHPRVIKELHLPERTCAMEVELDVLEQAVDGALQAPRISTFPVATQDVALVVAQDVPAAEVEQALREGAGELLESLRLFDVFTGEQIGGGHKSLAYALRFRAADRTLTVDEATAARDAAVALAAERTGAVLRGA